atttgtttagaatttccTAGCAGCCACCCCATGTGAATTCATTATTGCCAATGTTGTTGAATTCTCTTACCAAATCCCAATAGAGAATTCATTATAAATAATTGGAATCTGTATATATAGGTAAGGGAACTTCACAGGGTGTACAGTGTGCAAAAGATGATGATGGATGAACTCAAAAATGAAATCAGACAAAAGAAACTTTGGAAAAACTTTCAACAAAGTTCATTCCACAATAATGTTCAATCTTTGAGAGAGGATCTATGCTCAAAGGAAAGGAGTGGAAGCTGTTCTGCTTCTGGTGATACAATGAGAAAGCAAAAGGGTTTTGATCTTGAAAGGCCTCTTGCTGAGGAAGTAGCCGTTTTCGCCACCGCCGACGAAGCTGAGGCTGCAGCTGGGGCAGGAACAAGAaacaatgatgatgaagaaatgGAAGTGGATTTGACATTAAGCATTGGAGGAAGCCATCATATTAACAAGAATAATTATGAtactgataataataataataatagtaagaaCAAGAAGAAGGGACATTGCATGGTTCCATTAGGATTCTCAGACTCATCAAGAAACAATTATGGGAAAATTAAGGAGCTTATGAATTCATCTGTGTCTTTCCAATCAGATAGAGATTGCAGTGACCCTACAACACCAATGAGCAGCTCAAGTGTCACATATGatcaagaaagagaaagaaaagggccTCATTGGCTTTCTCAAGGTTTaaagcttaattaattaattgaataggcctttaatttttaactaaacttgTTTCATTGTtgtatcctctttttttttccctctctATACTGAAGAACATGGACCACTGAATTTATATGGTTCATGTGTTCATTCCTagattagttttcttttttttttttgtttaatttatccCAATAATTATGGATAGACTCATCATCATACACCAACTTCTGAGTGGCCTTTATGTAAATAGGTAGAGTTAATTAGTATGCAGTGCATCTTAAATTATAAttactttactttaatttcatttcttGTCTAACATGTTACTTTGAAATATAAATGTTGTTATGTGAAGGCTTAATCAATCTATAAGTATTGTTGGGAGCTTGCTGTGAATTTTATTCATACAAGGAATGTCCATTCTTACTATAACTGTATCACATCAAAATATCATCCCATTTTCATTTCTTATTTTTGTTGTATGaatattatctatatatataaaagatagtCTTGGTTCTGATTTATTTTCAGTTTCAAGGTTTTATAATAGAtacaatgaaaacaagaattaaattaaaaataaaataaaaaatataagactTTAATTTCAATATGGAAACGATTcatttcataaatatatttttttatcaattaagtAATCAATAAGAAAACAATTACTTTTATTGtggtaaaatatataattaaatattttgtatagaataaatttCCATAATAGTTTTTAAGATTCAAGTCATTATCCATTGGGGTCTTTGATATCTCAATTTAACCATTGTAGTCTCCCAGATACAACTCCAAGCACTATAGTGATCTTTGGGCATCTTTTAGGTGATGAGTCAACTACTGCAGTACTAATGTGACATTCTCTTACCACACTGAATGGTGCAACAACTAGCTTAACTGATAACATTGCAATTTAGACCCAATTTGGTTCTTCCCTCTTTATTTAACCCTAATTTCCTAAATCTTTGCAgtgattttgttcttttttttatccatttcttcacattcttcttctttatatgAATGATGGGGTGGTGGTAGCACTGCAGCTGGAGGCTTTATTCGCTCACCATCTAGTAGGTACTGGACGAGAATATAAAATAGAAGCAGAAACTCGCGGGTGCTAGAATAGTAAGGTTGTGGTTGTTGTCCTATTCTCAGGTAGTCTAGAATATATTCAAATCCAAACAAATCATTTTTTTGGTTTTCCTAATTATAATGTGAGTTAACATTATTACTTGTGTTGACATTATTATCTGTGTTGTTATCAATCTTTATTTTTGTCATGGTTCTTTTCTGAGATTTCAGTGAGTTTGTTATATGTTTAGTTGATTACAGACAAGTGGAAAGAGAtggtgtaaatttttttgtgtggaCAGAAACTTGATAGAATGAACCGGTTGAAAAATCAGAATCTATTAGAGACAATAATGAAGTGAATATGAACTTTGATTGGAGGCTTAGAAGGTTGGAAGAAGATGCTAGGAGTCAAACATTAGTTGTCTAATTTTTAGTGATACTTGTGTCTGTAGTGTTGATGGCAATCCTATATTGTAAATTATGAGTCAAAAGAGTTAGTGGTTAATATATGTTGAATGAATGATGAGTGAAAATACGAAAAACTATTATGGAATAAAAATATACCGAATGGTCTTTGTTGATGTAATAAAAACCTGTTTAATCAAGAATTTAATGTAATTTCTTCATTCTAGAAAAAAAAAGTGTGTTAGAAAAGACAGCAtaaataattcaaaacataaagcatgatAATATTAACATAAATATTATGGTTCAATCCAAATCATTCAATCACACATAAAGTATCTATCTAATAGTAGTGTGCTAAAAAAAGTAGTCCCAATCAAAAGATTTTACAACAAAACATAATGGATTATACCAAAGCATAAGGTTTTACACTAAAACAGAAAGTCCTATACACATTAAATTAAAGCCTTCAAAGTCATTTCTTCTTTTTTAGAGTCTTAAATTCTGAAGTTGGGACAAACTTCATAAAATTAGCAAATCTTGATACAGTCCCTAAACTAGCACCTTGTATGAAATTAATTGGACCAAAGGTTGGTGGTAGAGAGAATCTTCTTAGAAACAATTTTGGAGGCCTTATGAGTCTAGCCAcctatatcaataaaaaaaattattaaccatCAATCACCTATTCAcatgaataaaaaaaagttgtgtatgtaaatatttaaaaacCTATTGATAATCTTCTCGTTCAGAGGCAGTAGGCTAAGATAAATTTATCTGCAGAGGTTGTGTATAGGGTTGGCAATGCATACCCTACCCGTCGGTACCCAACTTGGCCTAACCCGTTCGAGTAGGGTAGGCTACCCGACCCGCTGTAGGTAGGGTAGAGATCCGTCCAGGTATGCCTGCGGATAAGACACggtacgggtttagggtgtaccctaccCGCACCCCATATGCACcccatatataatacatattttataaaaattatcacTACACTCTAAACTCTACCCTATCCGCACcccatatataatacatattttataaaatttaggtATATATTGAAGGAGGTGAGAGTTGAACCCACAACCTCTCTCATGTAATGATTTGCAATAAGTGAGCaaccactaaactagttagttaatttagtaatttagagcatttgtataattataaaatcaacataaaataaaatttgatatttccATGGGTAgggtaggatttagaattttagggtgcgGGTAAGGTTAGAGTTGAGCAATTCTCAACTCGCAGGTAGGGTAAGGTagaattttaatgaaattttcaacCTGCGGGTAAGGTTAGGGTATGGTCTAAACCCTACCCTGCCCTACCCATTGCTAGCCTTAGTTGTGCATCAGAACCAGTTGGAGCATTAACAAGAGATTTCACAACTTGATTATTGTCTCCAGTACCTTGGTCACATCATGTTGAGACTGCTCAGATGTAGGAACACcttcttcatttttcttgttCTTAGTAGCATTAGTCCCATTTTTCTTCTTGCAGCCTCTCCTTGTATGTCCTTTATCATCACAGAAGCTACATATAAATGTCCCTTTCTGCCTCTTTAGATGAACTTTATCTCCATGACAttagaatttttgctag
The sequence above is drawn from the Arachis hypogaea cultivar Tifrunner chromosome 4, arahy.Tifrunner.gnm2.J5K5, whole genome shotgun sequence genome and encodes:
- the LOC112796576 gene encoding uncharacterized protein, producing MGTKIEYSINLLATSVDSKNFTNDAGGDVWEHFQNKSLTNNNNKHFNKIGDNKLQDSMDMIPDRSNIESIKRTMQMHEDIFKNQVRELHRVYSVQKMMMDELKNEIRQKKLWKNFQQSSFHNNVQSLREDLCSKERSGSCSASGDTMRKQKGFDLERPLAEEVAVFATADEAEAAAGAGTRNNDDEEMEVDLTLSIGGSHHINKNNYDTDNNNNNSKNKKKGHCMVPLGFSDSSRNNYGKIKELMNSSVSFQSDRDCSDPTTPMSSSSVTYDQERERKGPHWLSQGLKLN